The DNA sequence AAGTCATTTTCTAACTCCACTAACCTCTTGAGAAGATCAGCAGGAAGTGCCTGGTCGGTGAACACCCAACTTTTGTATATAATGGCCGACATTTCCAAGGCAAATTTACCAGGGAAAACTGTTTTCTCAAGCACCCCTCCGGCATTGATGAGTGTGTGTCGAGCCAAGGCATTTATATGCATTGTGTCCCTGAAATGTGGCTTCAAGAGCTTGTGTATTGGATGAAGAATGCTTAGTTGTCTATGTGTGGCTATTATGAATGGTTCAATTACTGCATGAGTGCATAACCTGCCCAATAAGAAACAGAGTTAAGTTTGAAACACTTTGGTTACTATTGAGATTTCTTTTGAGATGTCATACCAGTGGCTAACCAATTGATGATATCCTGAATCGTTGACGGCTGCATAAGCTTTTGCCAACTGCCACACCGAAGCCGATACTCCTTCTTGTGCCGGAGTAAAAACTTTGCTCACAGCTCCGTATTGTTCCCCCTGTGGATGAGGTAAACTTAACTCTATAGCCAGTGGCTTTAGTGTACCATCATCTTGTAGAAACAATAGCGTTCTAGAGGCATAGGTCTTTGTGTTGGTAGAGTTTATTCGACTTATGTATGGCATCAATGCATCGTGATGATCTAATATAAATAACCTCATTTTTTGAATTGCCTGCAAAATAAAGATGTTTGGTTGtttttacatataatttaaacacATCATAGTTCAAAAGGGTTGGCATAAAAAAGTGATACACAATTAGTACCTCATCTATTGTGAGACCGTCCAAACTATTTTCTATGTGTGCTTCCCTGATGGAGCTAGTTTGATCTCCATAGAGTTTGGGATCTAACTTGCTGGCTGGGGGAAATTCCTGCACGAGGCATTTAGAATTGAAGTTTCACACAGCAATTTATTCCGGccttaataacattttttttttgttgcaaaGTTTACTAAGAcgaaactttaaattttatcgAAAAACAATTCTTAATGAAACTGCAATTGTTGTAAATAGTACTTGGAGACGACGAATAATGACAGGGTTAACCCCTGCAAGCATTTCCCTTCCAAATTCATCATCCGTCCTCCATGCAGTTTTGCTTGCTGCAATTACACAAACATTAATGTGGATAACATCATACAGATGAGTCCATCCAGACCAAGTGAAGTAAAAGTATACCTTTGATCACATCGGGCACAGGGAATTTAAGGAATCTCTCGCCATCATTCCTGATAAGTTCTCTCACTATCTCGTAAGGAACGAGTTCTCGAAGTTTACACGCAATAGGTCCACTTGGCATCTTGATACTTCCCTCGTAAATACTAAATACATCTTCAAAAGTGTCAAACtcattaatagttttgtcaCACAAAGATTTAATCTCTGGAAGCAAAACCTGGGCAACTGATTTCAGTGCGTAGGCTAGAAAATCTGAAAACTTGACGTGGCCAAATTGTTCATCCCTCGGCACATAAACGTTTAGATTTAGCAGATGCAATCTTGACTCGGTTTTGGGGTCTGTAAAATTGACACATTCATGAATAGAAGTAAAATTGATTATAATCATATGGCAGTTTAATATAAGTCAGTCTATTGTTTTGTCGGTAACCTGTTTTGGTATGTGGACGACCAGTCCTCCCTCTGCGTGGATATGGAAACTTTGATCCTCCAAGAACTGGGCGTTCATAGTGAGGACCGTCATCTGGAGTTCCCAAATCATTGTAGCATGCATAGTCATATACTCTGTCCCACTCATTAAGCTTTCCCACACCTTTTCCTCGAAGGACTTCTAGTTCTTGTTCTCTCAACTTACGCAGTGGCCCAGGTGTTTCACATGGAAGATAAACCTGAATCACAATACCAGAATCAATGTTTCAACTTTCCAATACCTTCATGATTTAGTGTTCAGACATATATAATATCATCAAAATTATGTTACACGAAAGAGTTATGTTAAGATGTAAACTGCGATTTAAAACATTCGATTACTCCTGTAAACCACCGACAACAATGGTCACGTTCAAGCTCCAATCATGTCTGCCAACAGTGTCCGTGCTTCCTTGTTTTTTGTCTAACTGTACTTTCTTATTTTacgtttcattatttttttcatctttttctcttttttattgtaGTGATATTATTTCATTTCTCTTCCTTCGTGATGTGTAACTGCTAATGTTTTGTTGGATTGCAGAGGTTTCTAACTCCAACCGTAGAAGGAACGTTTTTGTTGCTCACA is a window from the Vigna unguiculata cultivar IT97K-499-35 chromosome 7, ASM411807v1, whole genome shotgun sequence genome containing:
- the LOC114191794 gene encoding linoleate 9S-lipoxygenase 5-like translates to MEVKEMEEISKRVKGRVVLMKKGLLDFHDIKANVLDRVHELLGKGVSIQLVSATSPDPAKGLQGKQGKVAYLEKWVSTISCLTSASDAEFWVTFDWDHEKMGVPGAFIIRNHHKSQFYLKTVTIEGIPGHDPVNFVCNSWVYPAHRYTHDRVFFSNKVYLPCETPGPLRKLREQELEVLRGKGVGKLNEWDRVYDYACYNDLGTPDDGPHYERPVLGGSKFPYPRRGRTGRPHTKTDPKTESRLHLLNLNVYVPRDEQFGHVKFSDFLAYALKSVAQVLLPEIKSLCDKTINEFDTFEDVFSIYEGSIKMPSGPIACKLRELVPYEIVRELIRNDGERFLKFPVPDVIKASKTAWRTDDEFGREMLAGVNPVIIRRLQEFPPASKLDPKLYGDQTSSIREAHIENSLDGLTIDEAIQKMRLFILDHHDALMPYISRINSTNTKTYASRTLLFLQDDGTLKPLAIELSLPHPQGEQYGAVSKVFTPAQEGVSASVWQLAKAYAAVNDSGYHQLVSHWLCTHAVIEPFIIATHRQLSILHPIHKLLKPHFRDTMHINALARHTLINAGGVLEKTVFPGKFALEMSAIIYKSWVFTDQALPADLLKRGMAVPDSSCRHGLRLVIEDYPFAVDGLEIWDAIETWVTEYCNVYYTSNEMVEGDYELQNWWKEIRNEGHGDLKDRKWWSEMMTKEELIQSCAIIIWLASAFHAAVNFGQYPFAGYLPNRPTVSRRFMPEPGTPEYEELKSDPDLAFLKTITAQFQTLLGVSLIEVLSRHSSEEVYLGQCENPEWTSDAEALAAFERFRQKLLEIENNIMERNKNKKLKNRNGPVKMPYTLLYPNTSDYSKEGGLTGKGIPNSISI